The Xenopus laevis strain J_2021 chromosome 7S, Xenopus_laevis_v10.1, whole genome shotgun sequence genome includes a window with the following:
- the LOC108697831 gene encoding carnitine O-palmitoyltransferase 1, liver isoform-like isoform X1: protein MAEAHQAVAFQFTVTPEGIDLRLSHEALKQVYLSGLRSWKKKFARIKNSFITGVYPASPSSWFFVVIAIMGTLFARVDPSMGMIEKIKEHLPVSSYLSHQGQSILSALLFSTGLWFALIMTMRFILKQLLSYHGWMYEQHGKVSAKTKLWFALVKIFSGRDPMLYSYQAVLPHLPVPGIKDTVQRYLDSVRPLMSDEEFKRMTALAKDFEGSLAPRLQWYLKIKSWWASNYVSDWWEDYIYLRGRGPIMVNSNYYAMDFLYVTPTPIQAARAANTVHAILLYRRKLTREELKPLMIQDCLPMCSAQYEHMFNTCRIPGVDTDTIQHYADSKHIVVYHKGRFFRVWVYHGGRLLNPKELELQFQHILNDPSPPQPGEEKLAALTAGERTAWAKARKTYFRSGKNLQALDLVERAVFFVTLQDDEEGLRTEDPVNSLDAYAKSLLHGKCYDRWFDKSFTFIVFKNGKIGLNAEHSWADAPVVGHMWEFVLATDCFQLGYNEEGNCKGQADSNLPVPQRLQWEISEECQEVIESSLTIAKALADDVDFHTFPFKEFGKGLIKKCRTSPDAFIQIALQLAHYRDKGKFCLTYEASMTRLFREGRTETVRSCTVESSDFAKAMMNPSQSNEERLKLFRLAAEKHQMLYRQAMTGGGIDRHLFCLYVVSKYLGVDSPFLKEVLSEPWRLSTSQTPIQQVELFDLVNHPEYVSCGGGFGPVADDGYGVSYIIVGENLINFHISGKFSSHETDSHRFGKHIKESLLDILALFKLD from the exons ATGGCAGAAGCCCACCAGGCTGTGGCATTTCAGTTTACAGTTACTCCTGAAGGTATTGACCTCCGTCTGAGTCATGAAGCACTGAAACAGGTCTACCTCTCAGGGTTACGTTCATGGAAGAAGAAATTTGCCCGGATAAAG AATAGCTTTATCACTGGAGTTTACCCTGCCAGCCCATCGAGCTGGTTTTTTGTCGTTATTGCTATCATGGGCACCTTGTTTGCTCGTGTTGACCCATCCATGGGAATGATAGAAAAGATAAAAGAACATCTGCCTGTAag TAGTTATCTGTCTCATCAGGGCCAGAGCATTTTAAGTGCCCTCCTATTTTCTACTGGACTTTGGTTTGCACTTATTATGACCATGAGGTTTATTCTTAAACAACTCTTATCGTACCATGGATGGATGTATGAGCAACACGGCAAGGTGTCAGCCAAAACTAAGTTATGGTTT GCTTTGGTAAAGATTTTTTCTGGCCGCGATCCAATGCTATACAGCTACCAAGCAGTACTGCCACATCTTCCTGTTCCAGGAATTAAAGATACAGTGCAGCGG tactTGGACTCTGTTAGACCACTGATGAGTGACGAAGAGTTCAAACGAATGACCGCTCTTGCAAAGGATTTTGAAGGGAGCTTGGCTCCAAGATTGCAGTGGTATCTGAAGATAAAATCCTGGTGGGCCTCCAACTAT gtGAGTGATTGGTGGGAAGATTATATTTACCTTCGTGGAAGAGGACCCATAATGGTGAACAGCAATTATTATGCAATG GACTTTTTGTACGTTACTCCTACTCCAATTCAAGCGGCACGTGCAGCGAACACTGTTCATGCTATCCTATTGTACCGACGCAAACTCACTCGTGAAGAGCTGAAGCCG CTGATGATCCAAGATTGTTTGCCAATGTGCTCAGCTCAATACGAGCACATGTTTAACACATGTCGCATCCCTGGAGTGGATACAG ACACTATCCAGCACTATGCAGACAGCAAGCACATAGTGGTGTATCATAAGGGTCGCTTCTTTAGAGTCTGGGTGTACCATGGAGGACGCCTCCTGAATCCTAAAGAGCTAGAGCTCCAGTTCCAGCATATCCTAAATGACCCGAGCCCACCTCAGCCTGGAGAGGAGAAGCTGGCTGCATTAACTGCTGGAGAAAG aaCTGCTTGGGCCAAGGCTCGTAAAACCTATTTCAGGAGTGGGAAGAACTTACAGGCTTTGGATCTAGTAGAAAGAGCAGTTTTCTTTGTCACTTTACAAGACGATGAGGAAGGATTAAGGACGGAAGATCCAGTGAATTCTCTAGATGCTTATGCCAAATCCCTTCTGCATGGGAAATGCTACGACAG GTGGTTTGATAAGTCCTTTACTTTTATTGTCTTCAAGAATGGGAAAATAGGACTGAATGCTGAGCATTCCTGGGCAGATGCACCCGTTGTTGGACATATGTGGGAG TTTGTGTTGGCTACTGACTGCTTTCAGCTTGGATACAATGAGGAAGGAAACTGCAAGGGCCAAGCGGATTCCAACTTACCTGTACCCCAAAGGCTCCAGTGGGAAATCTCTGAGGAG TGCCAAGAAGTCATTGAGAGCTCCCTGACCATTGCAAAAGCCTTGGCAGACGATGTTGATTTCCACACATTTCCCTTCAAGGAGTTTGGTAAAGGCTTAATAAAAAAGTGCAGGACCAGCCCTGATGCCTTCATTCAAATTGCTCTGCAACTTGCACACTATAGG GACAAGGGAAAGTTCTGTCTAACCTACGAAGCATCCATGACCCGACTTTTCCGAGAAGGAAGGACAGAAACAGTGCGCTCCTGTACGGTGGAATCATCTGATTTTGCAAAGGCAATGATGAATCCATCTCAAAGT AATGAGGAAAGGTTAAAGCTCTTTCGACTCGCAGCTGAGAAACATCAGATGCTTTACCGTCAGGCCATGACCGGAGGTGGAATTGATAGACATCTTTTCTGTCTGTATGTTGTATCAAAGTACCTTGGGGTGGACTCACCTTTCCTGAAAGAG GTACTCTCCGAACCCTGGCGCCTCTCAACTAGTCAGACCCCTATTCAACAAGTGGAACTGTTTGACTTAGTAAACCACCCAGAGTATGTGTCATGTGGCGGTGGCTTTGGACCG GTGGCTGATGATGGATATGGAGTCTCCTACATTATTGTTGGTGAAAATCTTATCAATTTCCATATATCCGGCAAATTCTCCAGCCATGAAACG GATTCTCACCGGTTTGGAAAACACATTAAGGAATCACTCCTTGACATTTTAGCCTTGTTTAAGCTGGACTGA
- the LOC108697831 gene encoding carnitine O-palmitoyltransferase 1, liver isoform-like isoform X2, whose protein sequence is MAEAHQAVAFQFTVTPEGIDLRLSHEALKQVYLSGLRSWKKKFARIKNSFITGVYPASPSSWFFVVIAIMGTLFARVDPSMGMIEKIKEHLPVSYLSHQGQSILSALLFSTGLWFALIMTMRFILKQLLSYHGWMYEQHGKVSAKTKLWFALVKIFSGRDPMLYSYQAVLPHLPVPGIKDTVQRYLDSVRPLMSDEEFKRMTALAKDFEGSLAPRLQWYLKIKSWWASNYVSDWWEDYIYLRGRGPIMVNSNYYAMDFLYVTPTPIQAARAANTVHAILLYRRKLTREELKPLMIQDCLPMCSAQYEHMFNTCRIPGVDTDTIQHYADSKHIVVYHKGRFFRVWVYHGGRLLNPKELELQFQHILNDPSPPQPGEEKLAALTAGERTAWAKARKTYFRSGKNLQALDLVERAVFFVTLQDDEEGLRTEDPVNSLDAYAKSLLHGKCYDRWFDKSFTFIVFKNGKIGLNAEHSWADAPVVGHMWEFVLATDCFQLGYNEEGNCKGQADSNLPVPQRLQWEISEECQEVIESSLTIAKALADDVDFHTFPFKEFGKGLIKKCRTSPDAFIQIALQLAHYRDKGKFCLTYEASMTRLFREGRTETVRSCTVESSDFAKAMMNPSQSNEERLKLFRLAAEKHQMLYRQAMTGGGIDRHLFCLYVVSKYLGVDSPFLKEVLSEPWRLSTSQTPIQQVELFDLVNHPEYVSCGGGFGPVADDGYGVSYIIVGENLINFHISGKFSSHETDSHRFGKHIKESLLDILALFKLD, encoded by the exons ATGGCAGAAGCCCACCAGGCTGTGGCATTTCAGTTTACAGTTACTCCTGAAGGTATTGACCTCCGTCTGAGTCATGAAGCACTGAAACAGGTCTACCTCTCAGGGTTACGTTCATGGAAGAAGAAATTTGCCCGGATAAAG AATAGCTTTATCACTGGAGTTTACCCTGCCAGCCCATCGAGCTGGTTTTTTGTCGTTATTGCTATCATGGGCACCTTGTTTGCTCGTGTTGACCCATCCATGGGAATGATAGAAAAGATAAAAGAACATCTGCCTGTAag TTATCTGTCTCATCAGGGCCAGAGCATTTTAAGTGCCCTCCTATTTTCTACTGGACTTTGGTTTGCACTTATTATGACCATGAGGTTTATTCTTAAACAACTCTTATCGTACCATGGATGGATGTATGAGCAACACGGCAAGGTGTCAGCCAAAACTAAGTTATGGTTT GCTTTGGTAAAGATTTTTTCTGGCCGCGATCCAATGCTATACAGCTACCAAGCAGTACTGCCACATCTTCCTGTTCCAGGAATTAAAGATACAGTGCAGCGG tactTGGACTCTGTTAGACCACTGATGAGTGACGAAGAGTTCAAACGAATGACCGCTCTTGCAAAGGATTTTGAAGGGAGCTTGGCTCCAAGATTGCAGTGGTATCTGAAGATAAAATCCTGGTGGGCCTCCAACTAT gtGAGTGATTGGTGGGAAGATTATATTTACCTTCGTGGAAGAGGACCCATAATGGTGAACAGCAATTATTATGCAATG GACTTTTTGTACGTTACTCCTACTCCAATTCAAGCGGCACGTGCAGCGAACACTGTTCATGCTATCCTATTGTACCGACGCAAACTCACTCGTGAAGAGCTGAAGCCG CTGATGATCCAAGATTGTTTGCCAATGTGCTCAGCTCAATACGAGCACATGTTTAACACATGTCGCATCCCTGGAGTGGATACAG ACACTATCCAGCACTATGCAGACAGCAAGCACATAGTGGTGTATCATAAGGGTCGCTTCTTTAGAGTCTGGGTGTACCATGGAGGACGCCTCCTGAATCCTAAAGAGCTAGAGCTCCAGTTCCAGCATATCCTAAATGACCCGAGCCCACCTCAGCCTGGAGAGGAGAAGCTGGCTGCATTAACTGCTGGAGAAAG aaCTGCTTGGGCCAAGGCTCGTAAAACCTATTTCAGGAGTGGGAAGAACTTACAGGCTTTGGATCTAGTAGAAAGAGCAGTTTTCTTTGTCACTTTACAAGACGATGAGGAAGGATTAAGGACGGAAGATCCAGTGAATTCTCTAGATGCTTATGCCAAATCCCTTCTGCATGGGAAATGCTACGACAG GTGGTTTGATAAGTCCTTTACTTTTATTGTCTTCAAGAATGGGAAAATAGGACTGAATGCTGAGCATTCCTGGGCAGATGCACCCGTTGTTGGACATATGTGGGAG TTTGTGTTGGCTACTGACTGCTTTCAGCTTGGATACAATGAGGAAGGAAACTGCAAGGGCCAAGCGGATTCCAACTTACCTGTACCCCAAAGGCTCCAGTGGGAAATCTCTGAGGAG TGCCAAGAAGTCATTGAGAGCTCCCTGACCATTGCAAAAGCCTTGGCAGACGATGTTGATTTCCACACATTTCCCTTCAAGGAGTTTGGTAAAGGCTTAATAAAAAAGTGCAGGACCAGCCCTGATGCCTTCATTCAAATTGCTCTGCAACTTGCACACTATAGG GACAAGGGAAAGTTCTGTCTAACCTACGAAGCATCCATGACCCGACTTTTCCGAGAAGGAAGGACAGAAACAGTGCGCTCCTGTACGGTGGAATCATCTGATTTTGCAAAGGCAATGATGAATCCATCTCAAAGT AATGAGGAAAGGTTAAAGCTCTTTCGACTCGCAGCTGAGAAACATCAGATGCTTTACCGTCAGGCCATGACCGGAGGTGGAATTGATAGACATCTTTTCTGTCTGTATGTTGTATCAAAGTACCTTGGGGTGGACTCACCTTTCCTGAAAGAG GTACTCTCCGAACCCTGGCGCCTCTCAACTAGTCAGACCCCTATTCAACAAGTGGAACTGTTTGACTTAGTAAACCACCCAGAGTATGTGTCATGTGGCGGTGGCTTTGGACCG GTGGCTGATGATGGATATGGAGTCTCCTACATTATTGTTGGTGAAAATCTTATCAATTTCCATATATCCGGCAAATTCTCCAGCCATGAAACG GATTCTCACCGGTTTGGAAAACACATTAAGGAATCACTCCTTGACATTTTAGCCTTGTTTAAGCTGGACTGA